One genomic segment of Pseudomonas sp. p1(2021b) includes these proteins:
- the xth gene encoding exodeoxyribonuclease III, translating to MKTLKIATFNINGIRSRLPGLLAWLAREQPDIACLQELKAADKDFPRDALEAAGYGCLHHGQPSWNGVAILARGSEPLEVRRGLPGMEADSQSRYLEAAAHGVLVACLYLPNGNPQPGPKFDYKLRWFHCLNAHAQGLLESGHPTVLAGDFNVVPTDQDIYNTRSWLKDALLQPESRECYRQLLAQGWSDAIRQLHPHEQVYTFWDYFRNHWQRNAGLRIDHLLLSPELVPRLEAAGVDAWVRNEPKASDHAPVWISLQTAS from the coding sequence ATGAAGACCTTGAAGATCGCCACGTTCAACATCAACGGCATCCGCAGCCGCCTGCCCGGGCTGCTGGCATGGCTGGCGCGCGAACAACCGGACATCGCCTGCCTGCAGGAGCTCAAGGCCGCCGACAAGGATTTCCCGCGCGATGCCCTGGAGGCCGCAGGCTATGGCTGCCTGCACCACGGCCAGCCGTCCTGGAACGGCGTGGCCATCCTGGCCCGGGGTAGCGAGCCGCTGGAGGTGCGACGTGGCTTGCCAGGCATGGAGGCGGACAGCCAGAGCCGGTACCTGGAGGCCGCGGCCCATGGGGTATTGGTGGCATGCTTGTACCTGCCCAACGGCAACCCCCAGCCTGGGCCGAAGTTCGATTACAAGCTGCGCTGGTTCCACTGCCTGAACGCGCACGCCCAAGGGTTGCTTGAGAGCGGCCACCCGACAGTGCTGGCGGGGGACTTCAACGTGGTACCCACCGACCAGGACATCTACAACACGCGCTCCTGGCTCAAGGATGCGCTGCTCCAGCCCGAGAGCCGTGAATGCTACCGCCAGCTGCTGGCCCAGGGCTGGAGCGACGCCATCCGCCAGCTGCATCCGCACGAGCAGGTCTATACGTTCTGGGACTACTTCCGTAACCATTGGCAGCGCAACGCGGGCCTGCGCATCGACCACCTGCTGCTCAGCCCCGAGCTTGTACCACGGCTCGAGGCCGCCGGGGTGGATGCCTGGGTGCGCAACGAGCCGAAGGCGAGCGACCATGCGCCGGTCTGGATCTCGCTGCAAACCGCGTCGTAG
- a CDS encoding DUF4142 domain-containing protein produces the protein MSNLFLKRVGLTVALGMASMHVLAASSNDFVDSATESGIAEVVTGNLAQEKSKNPEIKAFAQQMVTDHTQANQKLGDIARSLDISVPDEAALTDKVKKMILEWRDESFDQSYINNQVEAHEKAVKLFKDEANTSDKPELKAFASETLPKLEQHLEHAKQLQAKHGK, from the coding sequence ATGAGCAATCTGTTCCTCAAGCGGGTCGGCCTGACCGTCGCGCTGGGCATGGCTTCGATGCATGTGCTGGCCGCCAGCTCCAACGACTTCGTCGACAGTGCCACCGAGTCTGGCATCGCCGAAGTGGTGACGGGCAACCTGGCCCAGGAAAAGAGCAAGAACCCTGAGATCAAGGCCTTCGCCCAACAGATGGTCACCGACCACACCCAGGCCAACCAGAAACTCGGCGATATCGCCCGCTCGCTGGATATCAGCGTGCCGGACGAAGCCGCGCTGACCGACAAGGTCAAGAAGATGATCCTGGAATGGCGCGACGAGTCCTTCGACCAGTCGTATATCAACAACCAGGTCGAGGCCCATGAAAAGGCCGTGAAGCTGTTCAAGGACGAAGCGAACACCTCCGACAAACCCGAGCTCAAGGCCTTTGCCAGCGAAACCCTGCCCAAGCTCGAGCAGCACCTGGAGCACGCCAAGCAGCTCCAGGCCAAGCACGGCAAATGA
- a CDS encoding DUF6021 family protein produces MSRPEQHKPADGPHSSEHATRKNDLGFDPDSPDLEDPQVDPQGPAKPPRDDEKKD; encoded by the coding sequence ATGAGCAGACCCGAACAGCACAAGCCCGCCGACGGCCCTCATTCTTCCGAGCACGCGACACGCAAGAACGACCTGGGTTTCGACCCGGACTCACCCGACCTGGAGGACCCGCAAGTCGACCCGCAAGGCCCGGCCAAGCCGCCTCGGGACGACGAAAAAAAGGATTGA
- a CDS encoding DNA-binding protein: MARAGINKAVVQQARQALLARGEQPTIDAVRIELGNTGSKTTIHRYLKELDTAQPSKAGLSEQLGTLVEKLAGQLEDEAQARIREAEAVFDEQRERLQAQLQVAQQALAAAHQQLQAQASALQAEAEKLATTQGALQAEQLRSASLSQALGELQVRLADKDEQVRSLEETQRHARDAQEQDKRRHETQLQQAQVEVLRLQQSVAFRQEEATRLHRDNERLLADNRRASAKRKVLDEQLEQRDAQVQGLRSILAQAQGAGDEMRRQLEQLQAKLDARTAELLACQARLP; the protein is encoded by the coding sequence ATGGCCCGGGCCGGTATCAACAAAGCGGTGGTGCAGCAGGCACGCCAGGCACTGCTTGCCCGAGGCGAGCAGCCAACCATCGACGCAGTACGTATCGAGCTGGGCAACACCGGCTCCAAGACCACCATCCACCGTTATCTCAAAGAGCTGGACACCGCTCAGCCCAGCAAGGCCGGCCTGAGCGAGCAATTGGGCACGCTGGTGGAGAAACTGGCCGGGCAACTGGAGGACGAGGCCCAGGCACGCATCCGCGAGGCCGAAGCCGTATTCGACGAACAACGCGAACGTCTGCAGGCACAATTGCAAGTGGCCCAGCAGGCGCTGGCGGCGGCTCACCAGCAACTGCAGGCCCAGGCCAGCGCGTTGCAGGCGGAGGCTGAGAAGCTGGCGACCACCCAAGGCGCCTTGCAGGCCGAGCAGCTACGCAGCGCCAGCCTCAGCCAGGCGCTGGGGGAGCTGCAGGTGCGCCTGGCCGACAAGGACGAGCAGGTTCGTTCGCTCGAAGAGACGCAACGCCATGCACGCGATGCGCAGGAGCAGGACAAGCGTCGCCACGAGACGCAGCTGCAGCAGGCGCAGGTGGAGGTGCTGCGCCTGCAACAAAGCGTCGCCTTCCGCCAGGAGGAGGCCACCCGGCTGCACCGGGACAACGAACGGTTGCTGGCGGACAATCGGCGGGCTTCGGCCAAGCGCAAGGTGCTGGACGAACAACTGGAACAACGCGACGCCCAGGTGCAGGGGCTGCGCTCGATCCTCGCCCAGGCCCAGGGCGCAGGGGATGAAATGCGTCGACAACTGGAGCAGTTGCAGGCCAAGCTGGATGCCCGAACGGCGGAGCTCTTGGCGTGCCAGGCGCGCCTGCCCTGA
- a CDS encoding Ig-like domain-containing protein, translating to MRSSMQVFRLSSVTAMLFSLGLITAIASPLDDTSQPPPTDPSAYYDPPDDPVKALDDITHEPEANEGALELTDGVFGDRSTPTTENVLPPLQQTSSQYPTNGKPSPLFGAEPFTQQLLLFEEFGTEKLDPTAPPPELGFPLPTKGPAPAQDPNNVARSGPDGNALEAFLKQPGLYPFPTQYANVLDRNPWKAQIEDFLNRHPVGSPAEGRPPGKGWSHQRWNEFYPQAAFKTAQAGARINQGLRDRRQLHNYAQGEFAPGGLYYQTSDIPTTLGTTKGIDTRFHPKMPLQNHKSLWTFDGTFPPKLLMVRYGQPILMRHYNALPIDPSANGGFGLHTISTHEHNGHSPAESDGFANAYFFPGQYYDYRWPVQLAGYDTINTRAEDPRAAFPCSPGETLFVNDASPGLKTCQNGSIKIRGDWRETMSTHWFHDHMLDFTAQNVYKGNAVMMNYYSALDRGNEALQDGVNLRLPSGSALPWGNRDYDVNLVIADKAWDANGQLWFNPFNTDGFLGDQILVNWQYQPRLKVRARSYRFRLLNGSVSRYFKFAVVREVAGSGGEFKGPSGSNVSYERVPFHMIANDGNLMEHAVPFDGTMDLNGDGNRQDNNGILPLQGIAERYDIIINFAKHGIQVGDKLYFVNLMEHETGKGPSEAIPLADVLSENYKAVIKQTSKGPEWDRGDPAVGKFLQLVVQPYSGQDLSMDPVAYEPAKPGKAEGLKMLPLTIDRNSASDQAKLKDARHREFLFGRSDGTDTAPWTIKTDGGFGYSMDPRRISAAPQLSAEATDGGFSGDGTLEVWKIKNGGNGWSHPVHVHFEEGVVLSRDGKAPPEWEKWARKDVYRIGPDADSSEEIEVAIRFREFAGTYMEHCHNTQHEDSSMLLRWDLEHPGQFQMMPTPLPGWDGVQYVSSAALPTFRTSNSGSGSGDDNSSNQPPVAMPDSAATQAGTPVAVNVLANDTDPDRNLPLSVVGLAQPDSGKGTVASDGTQVTYTPPQQVTAPFTASFTYQARDALGAESVSPATVSIAVTPPVIADELKVSSATVQRRSNDRYTWDLAGTTSQASGNSIRVTASTTSGPLDLGLATLSPTTTGARWRLSVTTTGAGPASPATVTVRSALGQSITVPISVR from the coding sequence ATGCGCTCATCCATGCAGGTATTTCGGTTATCGTCGGTCACGGCGATGCTGTTCAGTCTGGGACTGATCACGGCCATAGCCTCCCCCCTCGATGACACCAGCCAGCCCCCACCAACCGACCCCTCGGCCTACTACGACCCACCAGACGACCCGGTCAAGGCGCTGGACGACATCACCCATGAACCGGAAGCCAACGAGGGCGCGCTGGAGCTCACCGATGGCGTGTTCGGTGACCGTTCCACGCCCACCACCGAAAACGTGCTGCCGCCGCTGCAACAGACGTCCAGCCAATACCCCACCAACGGCAAGCCCAGCCCGTTGTTCGGCGCCGAGCCGTTCACCCAACAACTGTTGCTTTTCGAAGAATTCGGCACCGAGAAGCTCGACCCCACCGCGCCACCGCCCGAGTTGGGCTTCCCCCTGCCCACCAAAGGGCCAGCACCGGCCCAGGACCCGAACAACGTCGCCCGCAGCGGCCCGGACGGCAATGCCCTGGAAGCCTTCCTCAAGCAGCCAGGGCTGTATCCCTTCCCCACCCAGTACGCCAACGTGCTCGATCGCAACCCGTGGAAGGCGCAGATCGAAGATTTCCTCAATCGGCACCCGGTCGGCTCGCCCGCTGAAGGCCGCCCGCCAGGAAAAGGCTGGTCGCACCAGCGCTGGAACGAGTTCTACCCCCAGGCCGCATTCAAGACCGCCCAGGCCGGTGCGCGCATCAACCAGGGCCTGCGCGATCGTCGGCAACTGCACAACTACGCCCAAGGCGAGTTCGCCCCGGGCGGGCTGTACTACCAGACCTCGGACATCCCCACCACGCTGGGCACCACCAAAGGCATCGACACCCGCTTCCACCCCAAGATGCCGCTACAGAACCACAAGTCGCTGTGGACCTTCGACGGCACCTTCCCGCCGAAGCTTTTGATGGTGCGCTACGGCCAGCCGATCCTGATGCGCCATTACAACGCCCTGCCGATCGACCCGTCGGCCAACGGCGGCTTCGGCCTGCACACCATCTCGACCCATGAACACAACGGCCACTCGCCGGCCGAAAGCGACGGCTTCGCCAATGCCTATTTCTTCCCCGGCCAGTACTACGACTACCGCTGGCCGGTGCAGTTGGCCGGCTACGACACCATCAACACCCGCGCCGAAGACCCGCGTGCCGCCTTCCCTTGCTCGCCGGGCGAAACCCTGTTCGTCAACGACGCCTCGCCGGGCCTGAAGACGTGCCAGAACGGCAGCATCAAGATCCGCGGCGACTGGCGCGAAACCATGAGCACCCATTGGTTCCACGACCACATGCTCGATTTCACGGCGCAGAATGTCTACAAAGGCAACGCCGTGATGATGAACTACTACAGCGCCCTCGATCGCGGCAACGAAGCCCTGCAGGACGGCGTCAACCTGCGCCTGCCCAGCGGCTCGGCGCTGCCCTGGGGCAACCGTGACTATGACGTGAACCTGGTGATCGCCGACAAGGCCTGGGATGCCAACGGTCAGCTGTGGTTCAACCCCTTCAATACCGACGGCTTTCTCGGTGACCAGATCCTCGTCAACTGGCAATACCAGCCGCGCCTGAAAGTGCGGGCACGCAGCTACCGCTTCCGCCTGCTCAACGGCTCGGTATCGCGGTACTTCAAGTTCGCCGTGGTGCGTGAAGTCGCAGGCAGCGGCGGCGAATTCAAGGGGCCGTCCGGCTCCAACGTGTCGTACGAGCGCGTGCCGTTCCACATGATCGCCAACGACGGCAACCTCATGGAACACGCAGTGCCGTTCGACGGCACCATGGACCTCAACGGCGACGGCAATCGCCAGGACAACAACGGCATCCTGCCCCTGCAAGGCATCGCCGAGCGCTACGACATCATCATCAACTTCGCCAAGCACGGCATCCAGGTCGGCGACAAGCTGTACTTCGTCAACCTGATGGAGCACGAGACCGGCAAGGGCCCCAGCGAAGCGATTCCCCTGGCCGATGTGCTCTCGGAAAACTACAAGGCCGTCATCAAGCAGACCAGCAAAGGCCCGGAATGGGACCGCGGCGACCCCGCTGTCGGCAAGTTCCTGCAACTGGTGGTGCAGCCCTACAGCGGCCAGGACCTGAGCATGGACCCAGTGGCCTACGAACCGGCCAAGCCCGGCAAGGCCGAGGGCCTGAAGATGCTGCCGCTGACCATCGATCGCAACAGCGCCAGCGACCAGGCCAAGCTCAAGGACGCCCGCCACCGCGAGTTCCTCTTCGGCCGCTCCGACGGCACCGACACCGCGCCCTGGACCATCAAGACCGACGGCGGCTTCGGCTACAGCATGGACCCACGCCGGATCAGCGCAGCCCCGCAACTGTCCGCCGAAGCGACCGATGGCGGCTTCAGTGGCGACGGTACCCTGGAGGTCTGGAAGATCAAGAACGGCGGCAACGGCTGGAGCCACCCGGTGCATGTGCATTTCGAGGAAGGCGTGGTGCTCAGCCGCGACGGCAAGGCACCGCCGGAGTGGGAGAAATGGGCACGCAAGGACGTGTATCGCATCGGACCGGACGCCGACTCGTCGGAAGAAATCGAGGTGGCCATCCGCTTCCGCGAGTTCGCCGGCACCTATATGGAACACTGCCACAACACCCAGCACGAAGACTCCTCCATGCTGCTGCGCTGGGACCTGGAGCACCCCGGCCAGTTCCAGATGATGCCCACACCACTGCCTGGCTGGGATGGCGTGCAATACGTCAGCTCCGCCGCCCTGCCGACCTTCCGCACCAGCAACAGTGGTAGCGGCAGCGGCGATGACAACAGCAGCAACCAGCCCCCGGTGGCAATGCCCGATAGCGCAGCCACCCAGGCCGGCACCCCGGTCGCGGTGAACGTGCTGGCCAACGACACCGACCCGGACCGCAACCTGCCCTTGAGCGTGGTGGGCCTGGCCCAGCCGGACTCAGGCAAGGGCACCGTGGCCAGCGATGGCACGCAGGTCACCTACACACCGCCACAGCAGGTGACCGCGCCGTTCACCGCAAGCTTCACCTACCAGGCGCGCGACGCCCTGGGCGCCGAGTCGGTGAGCCCGGCCACGGTCAGCATCGCGGTGACGCCACCGGTGATCGCCGATGAGCTGAAGGTCAGCAGCGCCACGGTGCAGCGACGCAGCAACGACCGCTACACCTGGGACCTGGCCGGCACCACCAGCCAGGCCAGCGGCAACAGCATCCGGGTGACGGCCTCGACCACCAGTGGCCCACTGGACCTCGGCCTGGCGACCCTGAGCCCGACCACCACTGGCGCGCGCTGGCGGCTGTCGGTCACCACCACCGGTGCCGGCCCGGCATCGCCAGCGACGGTGACCGTGCGTTCCGCGCTTGGACAGAGCATCACCGTACCGATCAGTGTCCGCTGA
- a CDS encoding SCO family protein, whose protein sequence is MGWFRRPTRAHLLLLLVACLPYWPPQATQDVAQATPWGRDYFPNIRLLDQDGRPVRFFDDLIEGKVVAINFIFTGCSDACPLETARLRQVQKLLGDRVGKDIFFYSISIDPYNDTPATLKRYGEKFNLGPGWRLLTGEPDDIELLRRRLGLFIEGLDNGRSKDHNLSLIIGNQATGRWMKASPFESPYILADRLGKSLHNWKLPETAVAQATQIRTPSSGEQIFRTRCSSCHSLGDAGPSASGGIGPDLLGVTRQRDARWLVRWLKEPDRMLAEKDPLAMLLYDQYKGLAMPNLRLGDTEVSALLTYLEEETQRVQTPSQGPSHNR, encoded by the coding sequence ATGGGCTGGTTCCGGCGTCCTACACGTGCCCACCTGCTGCTGTTGCTGGTGGCCTGCCTGCCCTACTGGCCTCCCCAGGCCACCCAGGACGTGGCCCAGGCCACGCCCTGGGGCCGGGACTACTTCCCCAACATCCGCCTGCTCGACCAGGACGGCCGCCCCGTGCGTTTCTTCGACGACCTGATCGAGGGCAAGGTGGTGGCGATCAACTTCATCTTCACCGGCTGCTCCGATGCCTGCCCTCTGGAAACCGCGCGGCTGCGCCAGGTACAGAAGCTGCTGGGCGACCGGGTGGGCAAGGACATCTTTTTCTATTCCATCAGCATCGACCCGTACAACGACACCCCGGCCACCCTCAAGCGCTATGGCGAGAAATTCAACTTGGGCCCAGGCTGGCGCCTGCTCACCGGCGAGCCTGACGACATCGAGCTGCTGCGCAGGCGCCTGGGGCTGTTCATCGAAGGCCTGGACAATGGCCGCTCCAAGGACCACAACCTGAGCCTGATCATCGGCAACCAGGCCACCGGCCGCTGGATGAAGGCCTCGCCCTTCGAAAGTCCCTACATCCTGGCCGACCGCCTGGGCAAGAGCCTGCACAACTGGAAACTGCCGGAAACGGCTGTAGCCCAGGCCACGCAGATTCGCACGCCCAGCAGTGGCGAGCAGATCTTCAGGACTCGCTGTTCCTCCTGCCACAGCCTCGGCGACGCCGGGCCCAGCGCCTCGGGCGGCATCGGCCCCGACCTGCTGGGCGTCACCCGGCAACGCGATGCCCGCTGGCTGGTGCGCTGGTTGAAGGAGCCCGACCGCATGCTCGCCGAAAAAGACCCGCTGGCCATGCTGCTGTACGACCAGTACAAAGGCCTGGCCATGCCCAATCTGCGCCTGGGCGACACCGAGGTGAGCGCACTGTTGACCTACCTGGAGGAAGAAACCCAGCGGGTGCAGACGCCCTCCCAAGGGCCTTCCCACAATCGGTAG
- a CDS encoding helix-turn-helix transcriptional regulator: protein MTQPSLDTPVTLSFGALQQWHAALQQAFASSETPDALAHLATAIGRLVSVESMMISLECRGRAPRLLYQQGIPECHRDAVLNRYFAAGYLLDPFCLAVENGLAEGFYHLEDIAPDNFFDSDYYKAYYLGTGCSEDSYFIADIAEDRKLSLSLFQGCSGTRLSTGQVDLLRAVEPMVRELLGRYARHQLLEAPGASEAGGLQAAFDSFGCQVLTDRERQVAHMILRGHSVKSTAIELGISPETVRMHRKNLYLKLGINSQSELFARFIDWLRQG, encoded by the coding sequence ATGACCCAGCCTTCCCTCGATACCCCCGTCACCCTCAGCTTCGGCGCACTGCAGCAGTGGCATGCCGCCCTGCAGCAGGCGTTCGCCAGCAGCGAAACCCCGGACGCCCTGGCGCACCTGGCAACGGCCATCGGCCGACTGGTGTCGGTGGAGTCGATGATGATCAGCCTCGAATGCCGGGGCCGGGCGCCACGGCTGCTGTACCAGCAAGGCATTCCCGAGTGCCACCGTGATGCGGTGCTCAACCGCTATTTCGCGGCCGGCTACCTGCTCGACCCGTTCTGCCTGGCGGTGGAGAACGGTCTGGCCGAGGGCTTCTACCATCTGGAAGACATCGCCCCGGACAATTTCTTCGACAGCGACTACTACAAGGCCTATTACCTGGGTACTGGCTGTAGCGAAGACAGCTACTTCATCGCCGACATCGCCGAGGACCGCAAGCTGTCCCTGAGCCTGTTCCAGGGCTGCAGTGGCACGCGCCTGAGCACTGGGCAGGTGGACCTGCTGCGGGCGGTGGAACCGATGGTGCGGGAGCTGCTGGGGCGCTATGCGCGGCATCAGCTGCTGGAGGCGCCAGGGGCATCGGAGGCGGGCGGCTTGCAGGCGGCCTTCGACAGTTTTGGTTGCCAGGTGCTCACTGACCGTGAGCGGCAGGTGGCGCACATGATTTTGCGTGGGCATTCGGTGAAGTCCACGGCCATCGAGCTGGGGATCTCGCCGGAGACCGTGCGCATGCATCGCAAGAACCTGTACCTGAAGCTCGGGATCAACTCGCAGTCCGAGTTGTTCGCCCGGTTTATCGATTGGTTGAGGCAGGGGTAG
- a CDS encoding aminotransferase, which produces MAMPSQAVASTLTQDPLVEADKAHYMHGYHMFDEHREQGALNIVAGEGAYIHDTEGNRFLDAVGGMWCTNIGLGREEMAQAIADQVRKLAYSNPFSDMANDVAIELCQKLAQLAPGDLDHVFLTTGGSTAVDTAYRLIQYYQNCRGKPHKKHIIARFNAYHGSTTLTMSIGNKAADRVPEFDYLHPLIHHVSNPNPYRAPDDMDEAEFLDFLVAEFEDKILSLGADNVAAFFAEPIMGSGGVIIPPKGYFLRMWQLCQAYDILFVADEVVTSFGRLGTFFASEELFGVQPDIITTAKGLTSAYLPLGACIFSERIWQVIAEPGKGRCFTHGFTYSGHPVCCTAALKNIEIIERENLLAHVNDVGAYLEQRLGSLRELPLVGDVRCMKLMACVEFVADKASKALFDDAVNIGERIHRKAQAKGLLVRPIMHLNVMSPPLVITHAQVDEIVQTLRHCILETAEELRAEGLYQGR; this is translated from the coding sequence ATGGCCATGCCAAGCCAAGCTGTCGCTTCGACACTCACCCAGGACCCACTGGTGGAGGCCGACAAGGCCCACTACATGCACGGCTACCACATGTTCGACGAGCACCGTGAGCAGGGCGCGCTGAACATCGTCGCCGGGGAAGGTGCCTACATTCATGATACCGAGGGCAACCGGTTCCTCGATGCCGTGGGCGGGATGTGGTGCACCAACATCGGCCTGGGCCGCGAGGAGATGGCCCAGGCCATTGCCGACCAGGTGCGTAAGTTGGCGTATTCCAACCCGTTCTCCGACATGGCCAACGACGTGGCCATCGAGCTGTGCCAGAAGCTCGCGCAGCTGGCGCCGGGCGACCTGGACCATGTGTTCCTCACCACTGGCGGCTCTACTGCCGTGGACACCGCCTACCGCCTGATCCAGTACTACCAGAACTGCCGGGGCAAGCCGCACAAGAAGCACATCATCGCCCGCTTCAACGCCTACCACGGCTCGACCACGCTGACCATGTCGATCGGCAACAAGGCGGCCGACCGGGTGCCGGAGTTCGACTACCTGCATCCGTTGATCCACCATGTCTCCAACCCCAACCCGTACCGTGCCCCGGACGACATGGACGAGGCCGAGTTCCTCGACTTCCTGGTGGCCGAGTTCGAGGACAAGATCCTGTCGCTGGGCGCGGACAACGTGGCGGCGTTCTTCGCTGAGCCGATCATGGGCTCGGGCGGCGTGATCATTCCGCCCAAGGGCTACTTCCTGCGCATGTGGCAGCTGTGCCAGGCCTACGACATCCTGTTCGTGGCCGACGAAGTGGTGACCTCGTTCGGGCGCCTGGGCACGTTCTTCGCCAGCGAAGAGCTGTTCGGCGTGCAGCCGGACATCATCACCACCGCCAAGGGGCTGACGTCGGCCTACCTGCCACTGGGCGCGTGCATCTTCTCCGAGCGGATCTGGCAGGTGATCGCCGAGCCGGGCAAGGGGCGCTGCTTCACCCATGGGTTCACCTACAGCGGCCATCCGGTGTGCTGCACCGCGGCGCTGAAGAACATCGAGATCATCGAACGGGAGAACCTGCTGGCGCATGTGAACGATGTGGGCGCATATCTGGAGCAGCGCCTGGGCAGCCTGCGCGAACTACCGCTGGTGGGGGACGTGCGCTGCATGAAGCTGATGGCGTGCGTCGAGTTCGTCGCCGACAAGGCCAGCAAGGCGCTGTTCGACGATGCGGTGAACATCGGCGAACGTATCCATCGCAAGGCTCAGGCCAAGGGGCTGCTGGTGCGGCCGATCATGCACCTGAACGTGATGTCGCCGCCGCTGGTGATCACCCACGCCCAGGTCGACGAGATCGTCCAGACCCTGCGCCACTGTATCCTCGAGACCGCCGAGGAGCTGCGTGCCGAAGGGCTGTACCAGGGGCGATGA
- a CDS encoding polyamine ABC transporter substrate-binding protein has product MGKALKVIGSLLLASCASATQAVEADASNTLRLYNWTDYIGETTLADFEKATGIKVIYDTFDGYETVQTKLLTGRSGYDLVMLNASLVPPLIQAGVFQPLDKGQLPSWHNLDAKVVAELQSYDPGLKYSAPYTWGSSGVTYNVDKIKARMPDAPIGSLAMLFDPKVVSRFADCGVTLMDAPSEVIPLALQYLGKDPHSAAPADLKAAEDLLMGIRPYVKKFDSVNYLTSLPNGDTCLALTWSGDYATAQARAEEAKKDITLDFFIPKEGSLIWFDNLYLPKDAPHAANAHRFIEFLLQPQTMAKVTNYIHYANSNAAATPLVQADIRANPAIYPDDATRSRLFAQKTQAPRDMRAITRVWSTVKTGL; this is encoded by the coding sequence ATGGGCAAGGCACTGAAGGTGATTGGCAGTCTGTTGTTGGCATCCTGCGCCAGCGCCACGCAGGCGGTGGAGGCAGATGCGAGCAATACGCTGCGGCTGTACAACTGGACCGACTACATCGGCGAGACCACCCTGGCGGACTTCGAGAAGGCCACTGGCATCAAGGTGATCTACGACACCTTCGATGGCTACGAAACCGTGCAGACCAAGCTGCTGACCGGGCGTTCCGGCTATGACCTGGTCATGCTCAACGCCTCCCTGGTGCCGCCGCTGATCCAGGCCGGGGTGTTCCAGCCGCTGGACAAAGGCCAGTTGCCGAGTTGGCACAACCTGGACGCCAAGGTGGTCGCAGAGCTGCAAAGCTACGACCCGGGCCTGAAGTACTCGGCACCCTATACCTGGGGCAGTTCGGGCGTGACCTACAACGTCGACAAGATCAAGGCCCGCATGCCCGACGCCCCCATCGGCTCGCTGGCGATGCTGTTCGACCCCAAGGTCGTCTCGCGCTTCGCCGACTGCGGCGTGACGCTGATGGATGCGCCCAGCGAGGTGATCCCGCTGGCCCTGCAGTACCTGGGCAAGGACCCGCACAGCGCCGCGCCCGCCGACCTGAAGGCGGCCGAAGACCTGCTCATGGGCATCCGCCCCTATGTGAAGAAGTTCGACTCGGTCAACTACCTCACCAGCCTGCCCAACGGCGACACCTGCCTGGCCTTGACCTGGTCGGGCGACTACGCCACCGCCCAGGCCCGCGCCGAGGAGGCGAAGAAGGACATCACGCTGGACTTCTTCATTCCCAAGGAAGGCTCGTTGATCTGGTTCGACAACCTTTACCTGCCCAAGGACGCGCCCCATGCGGCGAACGCACACCGCTTCATCGAGTTCCTGCTGCAACCGCAAACCATGGCCAAGGTGACCAACTACATCCACTACGCCAACAGCAATGCCGCCGCCACGCCCCTGGTACAGGCGGACATCCGCGCCAACCCGGCGATCTACCCCGACGACGCCACCCGCAGCCGCCTGTTCGCACAGAAAACCCAGGCGCCCCGGGACATGCGCGCCATCACCCGGGTGTGGAGCACGGTCAAGACCGGCCTGTGA